The proteins below come from a single Rosa rugosa chromosome 2, drRosRugo1.1, whole genome shotgun sequence genomic window:
- the LOC133730687 gene encoding nuclear distribution protein PAC1-1-like translates to PSPLSLLCDVESWTPGRDVHNGSQPSSRRSFGSSTSDNDRLRQRGEQPTYSFVGMHCIFDQCRASVTVLKFGHMSSDLLAYRASDGTLTVCTVSDPPSILKHLNGHSKDVTVDAYFFGKILFPASSSPLGYGTNAIFPVFVLNTMSCLFSNFDFSSNNQYIASSSLDKTVRVWEISKGLCIRVIYGVSPQLCIRFHPVNGKGCIPTLVVSSERRT, encoded by the exons CCGAGTCCACTCTCACTTTTGTGTGATGTCGAGAGCTGGACTCCTGGCAGG GATGTGCATAATGGCAGTCAACCTTCATCTCGTAGAAGTTTTGGCTCGAGTACTAGTGATAATGACCGCCTGCGTCAACGGGGTGAACAACCTACATACTCTTTTGTAGGAATGCATTGCATCTTTGATCAGTGCAGAGCCTCGG TTACTGTTTTGAAGTTTGGGCACATGAGCTCAGATCTGCTTGCGTATAGAGCATCAGATGGAACCTTGACAGTATGCACTGTCTCTGATCCTCCTTCAATTCTCAAGCATCTGAATGGTCACTCCAAAGATGTTACAG TGGATGCATATTTCTTTGGTAAGATTTTGTTTCCTGCATCATCATCTCCACTTGGTTATGGGACCAACGCTATTTTCCCG GTCTTTGTTCTAAACACCATGTCTTGTTTATTTTCAAACTTTGATTTCTCGTCAAACAATCAGTACATTGCATCCTCATCGTTGGATAAAACTGTGAGAGTATGGGAGATTTCAAAAGGCCTATGCATAAGAGTAATATATGGAGTTTCTCCACAACTGTGTATTCGTTTTCACCCT GTAAACGGTAAGGGTTGCATACCTACGCTTGTTGTTTCTTCAGAAAGGAGAACATGA
- the LOC133734153 gene encoding ATPase 8, plasma membrane-type-like isoform X2, which produces MYSRWKFVFLQCCAGNTRLFGSSLLTQINSTNIQYPGSSWVMEAAVVMALVLANGGGEGPDWQDFVGIIVLLIINSTISFVEENNAGNAASALMERLSPKTRMS; this is translated from the exons ATGTACTCAAGATGGAAGTTTGTCTTTCTTCAG TGTTGCGCTGGAAATACAAGGTTATTTGGCTCTTCATTGCTCACTCAAATTAACTCCACGAATATACAATATCCGGGCTCTTCATGGGTTATGGAAGCTGCAGTAGTTATGGCACTTGTCCTTGCTAATGGGGGA GGTGAAGGTCCTGACTGGCAAGACTTTGTTGGGATTATTGTCCTATTAATAATCAATTCAACCATTAGTTTTGTAGAGGAGAATAATGCGGGAAATGCTGCATCAGCTCTTATGGAACGTTTATCTCCAAAGACAAGG ATGAGTTAA
- the LOC133734153 gene encoding ATPase 8, plasma membrane-type-like isoform X1 translates to MYSRWKFVFLQCCAGNTRLFGSSLLTQINSTNIQYPGSSWVMEAAVVMALVLANGGGEGPDWQDFVGIIVLLIINSTISFVEENNAGNAASALMERLSPKTRHKSIWGSRKICVSAMGQQVCVSASSLAIPFSMTTSMIWVIPFMIRL, encoded by the exons ATGTACTCAAGATGGAAGTTTGTCTTTCTTCAG TGTTGCGCTGGAAATACAAGGTTATTTGGCTCTTCATTGCTCACTCAAATTAACTCCACGAATATACAATATCCGGGCTCTTCATGGGTTATGGAAGCTGCAGTAGTTATGGCACTTGTCCTTGCTAATGGGGGA GGTGAAGGTCCTGACTGGCAAGACTTTGTTGGGATTATTGTCCTATTAATAATCAATTCAACCATTAGTTTTGTAGAGGAGAATAATGCGGGAAATGCTGCATCAGCTCTTATGGAACGTTTATCTCCAAAGACAAGG CATAAGTCTATATGGGGGTCAAGAAAGATTTGTGTCTCTGCAATGGGTCAGCAGGTTTGTGTCTCTGCAAGCTCACTGGCCATTCCGTTTTCTATGACCACTTCTATGATTTGGGTGATTCCGTTCATGATCAGATTGTGA
- the LOC133730688 gene encoding uncharacterized protein LOC133730688 produces MSNLNKLDFVALEVSGRNYLKWTQDVKLHLTANKMRSTIIADNITPEDMKARAMIFIRKHMEEALKVEYLAEEDPRSLWVALEERFNHQRAIYLPEARHDWQNIRFQDFKTVNEYNSEICRIRSLLKFCGEELTEADLLEKTFSTFPPSCMVLQQQYRERNFARFSELITILLLAEKNNNLLLRNDQARPTGTRAIPLPEANIIAHHENNRGRRNRGRGRGRRSERPRHGRRNGPRNGPYDRDHPGNGPRGRGGRGQGPRGGNRNAQVRQAQIRENPGPARRPQNQHNLCYRCGGTDHWSRTCRATDEEIGEYHARRGTQEANLVEESVPMDTTLEITDFQAAMDTTLEITDFPMDTTLEITDFQAANGYIED; encoded by the coding sequence atgtcaaatctcaacaagcttgactttgttgctttggaagtTTCCGGAAGGAACTATCTCAAGTGGACCCAAGATGTCAAGCTTCATCtgactgcaaataagatgagatcaacGATTATTGCTGACAACATCACCCCTGAAGACATGAAGGCAAGGGCTATGATTTTCATCAGGAAACATATGGAAGAAGCACTCAAGGTGGAATATTTAGCTGAAGAGGACCCAAGatctctttgggtcgctctagaagagcgatTCAACCATCAAAGAGCCATCTACTTGCCGGAAGCAAGACACGATTGGCAGAACATACGCTTCCAGGATTTCAAGACTGTCAATGAGTATAACTCTGAAATCTGCCGGATTCGGTCACTCCTAAAATTCTGTGGAGAAGAGCTCACAGAAGCTGACCTACTGGAGAAAACTTTCTCCACCTTCCCTCCTTCCTGTATGGTCCTGCAGCAACAATACAGGGAAAGAAACTTTGCTAGATTCTCTGAATTAATCACCATCCTGTTGCTCGCTGAAAAGAACAACAACCTACTTTTGAGGAATGATCAAGCAAGGCCCACCGGTACTAGAGCAATTCCTTTGCCTGAAGCAAATATTATTGCCCATCACGAAAATAATCGTGGAAGGAGGAACCGGGGCCGTGGAAGGGGAAGAAGGTCTGAACGTCCAAGGCATGGACGAAGAAATGGACCCAGAAATGGCCCATATGACCGCGACCACCCAGGCAATGGCCCAAGGGGTCGAGGAGGACGTggacaaggcccacgtggtggaAACCGAAATGCCCAAGTCCGACAGGCTCAAATTAGAGAGAACCCTGGTCCGGCCCGTCGCCCTCAAAATCAGCATAATCTATGTTATAGATGTGGAGGCACTGACcattggtcccgcacctgtcgtGCAACAGATGAAGAGATAGGAGAGTATCACGCCAGACGCGGAACTCAAGAGGCCAACCTTGTGGAAGAGTCAGTCCCTATGGATACCACCTTGGAGATTACTGATTTCCAAGCAGCTATGGATACCACCTTGGAGATTACTGATTTCCCTATGGATACCACCTTGGAGATTACTGATTTCCAAGCAGCTAATGGATACATCGAGGATTGA
- the LOC133730689 gene encoding NAC domain-containing protein 41-like, translating into MATLRSRVPNRSNKQDFKNRSSTTNKSGLPVGVRFRPTDHELLDYYLHTKIAMGDHFHSDFVADFPDFYCENEPWVVWQIYCGGESKKVEDEKTLYFFTHRRRLSPTAKRFDRKVGSGTWSGQCSKEVVDHEDDGVVIGLKREFRYEGGCDSRHNEAWLMQEYQIIDDDSDIVLCTLRKNPRKAPPAQRSNVVEKTRVDDKKRKSIVDQPGKPKWKKQKKEESCDQEQEGSSTVDQMKVEETCYELDQDHGQLQVVFPYPFQDDQDCYYPELYPELCVDDKPDLFTIDELLGQTPTWYEGNNFNLVTGGPLL; encoded by the coding sequence ATGGCGACATTAAGATCCAGGGTTCCAAATCGCTCCAATAAACAAGATTTCAAGAATCGATCGTCAACAACCAACAAATCAGGTCTCCCAGTCGGGGTCAGGTTCCGTCCTACAGACCACGAACTCCTCGATTACTATCTCCACACCAAGATCGCCATGGGTGACCACTTTCACTCCGATTTCGTTGCCGATTTTCCTGATTTTTACTGCGAGAATGAGCCCTGGGTTGTTTGGCAGATCTACTGCGGCGGTGAGTCCAAGAAAGTGGAGGATGAAAAGACTCTCTATTTCTTCACCCATCGGAGAAGGCTGAGTCCCACCGCCAAGCgctttgatcggaaagtgggttcCGGCACTTGGAGTGGCCAGTGTTCGAAAGAAGTTGTTGACCATGAGGATGATGGTGTTGTTATTGGGCTCAAGAGGGAGTTCCGATATGAGGGCGGTTGTGATTCTCGTCACAACGAGGCTTGGTTGATGCAAGAGTACCAGATCATTGATGATGATTCTGATATTGTACTGTGCACTTTGAGAAAGAACCCTAGAAAGGCACCACCTGCTCAGAGGAGTAATGTTGTTGAAAAGACCAGAGTTGatgacaaaaagagaaagagcatTGTGGATCAACCCGGAAAGCCTAAATGGAAAAAGCAGAAAAAGGAAGAGAGTTGTGATCAGGAACAAGAAGGCAGCAGTACTGTTGATCAGATGAAAGTGGAAGAGACCTGTTACGAGTTGGATCAAGATCATGGACAGCTGCAAGTAGTGTTTCCCTATCCGTTTCAAGATGATCAAGATTGTTATTATCCTGAGCTTTATCCTGAGCTGTGTGTCGATGATAAGCCTGATTTATTTACTATTGATGAATTACTTGGACAAACCCCAACTTGGTATGAGGGCAACAACTTCAATTTGGTCACAGGAGGACCACTTCTTTGA